One window of Sphingobacteriales bacterium genomic DNA carries:
- a CDS encoding carboxypeptidase-like regulatory domain-containing protein produces MDQIARKFNISYDNCLQYAKDMRNLFVADVADFTAFDAGLDTAFSDDWLDDIEAAEAILSDEALVDVQTGLTQTVETAMRKCRECFQEVKYFVLRAFPAKADAPKLHELGFDNYDNVRASQTLMLQFMRDLFITATKYATQLDAVNFDAAKLANINSLANALDSANQIQNNFIKSRPVATSKRITAYNKIWDSVTLVARAAKIIYRNNPVKYNQYLLPATHESDTALSLKGKVINTATSEPVENAAISVLGLDITVHTDSNGRYGIGLIEEGNYDLTSYAAGFETVNITNVPVNEGITTVQNFNLTET; encoded by the coding sequence ATGGATCAGATAGCCCGGAAATTCAACATTTCTTACGACAACTGCCTTCAGTATGCCAAGGATATGCGCAATTTGTTTGTCGCCGACGTTGCCGACTTTACCGCATTTGATGCCGGTTTAGACACCGCTTTTTCAGACGACTGGTTGGACGACATTGAAGCCGCAGAAGCCATTTTGAGCGACGAAGCCCTTGTGGACGTGCAAACAGGGCTGACCCAGACGGTCGAAACAGCGATGAGAAAATGCCGCGAATGTTTTCAGGAGGTGAAATATTTTGTCCTCAGAGCGTTCCCCGCCAAAGCCGATGCCCCGAAGCTGCACGAATTGGGTTTCGACAACTACGACAATGTCCGCGCCAGCCAGACTTTGATGTTGCAGTTTATGCGCGATTTGTTCATCACCGCCACCAAATATGCCACGCAGTTGGATGCGGTAAACTTTGATGCCGCCAAATTGGCCAATATCAACAGCCTTGCCAATGCCCTTGACAGCGCCAATCAGATACAAAACAATTTTATCAAAAGCCGCCCCGTCGCTACTTCCAAGCGCATCACCGCCTACAACAAAATCTGGGATTCGGTAACCCTCGTTGCCCGCGCCGCCAAAATTATTTACCGCAACAACCCCGTTAAATACAACCAATATCTGCTCCCCGCCACCCACGAATCCGATACGGCCTTGTCGCTCAAAGGCAAGGTCATCAACACAGCAACCTCCGAGCCGGTCGAAAACGCCGCGATAAGTGTCCTGGGATTGGACATTACCGTCCATACTGACAGCAACGGAAGGTATGGAATTGGACTGATTGAGGAAGGTAACTACGACCTCACCAGCTACGCAGCCGGCTTCGAAACGGTCAATATTACCAACGTCCCCGTCAACGAAGGCATCACCACCGTTCAAAACTTCAACCTTACCGAAACTTAG
- a CDS encoding ribonuclease H family protein: MAVSKSKFYTVWVGRVPGIYATWEECKAQTMGFEGAKYKSFPTEAEAIRAFSNKPETYFKKTNQNSAVSKQTNSKQQSKHSVPIVPSISVDAACSGNPGIMEYRGVNTESGVLIFYQGPFEGGTNNIGEFLALVHALALLKKQNKIIPVYTDSLTARTWVKNKKVKTTLDRNHKTETLFKLIDRAINWLENNEYTTEILVWDTPNWGEIPADFGRK, encoded by the coding sequence ATGGCTGTTTCTAAGTCAAAATTCTATACCGTTTGGGTCGGAAGAGTTCCCGGAATATATGCTACCTGGGAGGAATGTAAAGCCCAGACTATGGGATTTGAGGGCGCAAAGTACAAATCGTTTCCCACAGAGGCAGAAGCCATCCGGGCTTTTAGTAACAAACCGGAAACTTATTTTAAAAAGACGAATCAAAATTCGGCGGTCAGCAAACAAACAAATTCCAAACAACAATCCAAACATTCCGTCCCCATTGTTCCGAGCATTTCGGTGGATGCTGCTTGTAGTGGAAATCCCGGAATCATGGAATACCGGGGGGTAAATACCGAGTCCGGAGTGTTGATTTTTTACCAGGGCCCTTTTGAAGGAGGCACCAACAATATCGGTGAGTTTTTGGCTTTGGTACATGCTTTGGCCTTGCTCAAAAAACAAAATAAAATCATTCCTGTTTATACAGATTCCTTAACAGCGAGGACATGGGTAAAAAACAAGAAGGTAAAAACCACGCTTGACCGCAACCATAAAACAGAAACGCTGTTTAAACTGATAGACCGTGCCATAAACTGGTTAGAAAATAACGAATATACCACTGAGATTTTGGTTTGGGATACCCCAAATTGGGGCGAAATTCCGGCAGATTTTGGCCGCAAATAA
- a CDS encoding exo-alpha-sialidase, producing MKKILLPLFILTVAAAAGYFYIAGDPKNNKNNPHKESERGVAGALEYLSRMRGNAQTGEVSPDDVFRARKKADQMQLAKSGSAILDWEFIGPNNIGGRTRAILIDRNNTNHLLAGSVSGGLWVSFDGGVNWAEHPFNTDSPCLAVSCIAQAPNGDIYIGTGEKIAGWSTDFYGTGNSAFPGLRHLQIYGWG from the coding sequence ATGAAAAAAATTTTACTCCCCCTGTTCATCCTGACTGTCGCAGCCGCCGCAGGATATTTTTACATAGCCGGTGACCCCAAAAACAATAAAAACAACCCTCACAAAGAAAGCGAAAGAGGGGTGGCAGGTGCATTAGAATACCTGAGCAGGATGCGGGGCAATGCCCAAACCGGTGAAGTTTCGCCGGACGATGTGTTTCGTGCGCGGAAAAAAGCCGATCAGATGCAGTTAGCCAAATCGGGCAGCGCCATATTGGACTGGGAGTTCATTGGACCCAACAATATCGGAGGGCGAACCCGCGCCATTTTGATAGACCGCAACAATACCAATCATCTCCTTGCCGGCTCTGTGTCCGGTGGGTTATGGGTGTCATTTGACGGAGGCGTCAACTGGGCAGAACATCCCTTTAATACAGATAGCCCCTGCCTTGCCGTTTCCTGTATCGCCCAAGCCCCAAATGGAGATATCTATATCGGTACCGGAGAAAAAATAGCCGGATGGTCCACCGACTTTTACGGAACCGGCAACAGCGCATTTCCGGGGTTGCG
- a CDS encoding AAA family ATPase produces MLQIEHTSEFETAIRLFEDSAGRHVFLTGRAGTGKSTLLQYFRQQTKKKLVVLAPTGIAALNVGGQTIHSFFGFPPHPIHSDHIKKRPNNTLYKSLDTIIIDEVSMVRADILDAIDYFMRINGREKSLPFGGVQMIFIGDLFQLPPVISSEVEQQLFNFLYETPYFFSANVMHSVSIQFVELKKVFRQKDRHFLDLLDAIRTKNITESQLREINSKCVNREVFTSENELSVILTSTNYLAQSINNRELEKIKSEAYTFEADIVGDFEDRIMPNEKKLTLKRDAQVMFLRNDQFGRWVNGTLGTVKYIDNEDIVVEVKGLDGEISYTLEKCTWEVLRYRFDQKENKIITDVVGSFNQFPIKPAWAITIHKSQGKTFNQVVIDIGHGAFAPGQIYVALSRCTSLEGISLKKPIKYNDIIIDDRILNFAEKAKLY; encoded by the coding sequence ATGCTTCAGATAGAACATACCTCAGAATTTGAAACAGCAATAAGATTGTTTGAGGATTCAGCAGGTCGTCATGTATTTCTGACAGGACGTGCGGGAACCGGTAAATCTACTTTGTTGCAATATTTCAGGCAACAGACCAAAAAGAAGTTGGTCGTTCTTGCGCCAACAGGCATTGCAGCTTTGAATGTTGGTGGGCAAACTATTCATTCATTCTTTGGCTTTCCTCCTCATCCTATTCACTCTGATCATATCAAAAAAAGGCCGAACAACACCCTTTATAAAAGTTTGGATACAATCATTATAGATGAAGTTTCTATGGTTCGGGCTGATATTTTGGATGCTATTGATTATTTCATGAGAATAAACGGGCGGGAAAAAAGTTTGCCTTTTGGCGGGGTTCAAATGATTTTCATTGGCGACTTGTTTCAGTTGCCTCCAGTCATTTCAAGTGAAGTGGAACAACAGTTATTCAATTTCTTATACGAAACGCCCTATTTTTTTAGTGCCAATGTGATGCATTCAGTCTCCATACAATTTGTCGAACTTAAAAAAGTATTCCGGCAAAAAGACCGTCATTTTTTGGATTTGCTCGATGCGATACGGACTAAAAATATTACCGAATCTCAGTTAAGAGAAATCAACTCCAAATGTGTAAACCGGGAGGTATTTACTTCTGAAAATGAATTGTCCGTTATTCTTACAAGCACCAACTATCTGGCACAAAGTATCAATAACCGTGAATTAGAAAAGATTAAGTCGGAAGCCTATACTTTTGAAGCCGATATTGTAGGGGATTTTGAAGACCGGATTATGCCAAACGAAAAAAAACTGACCCTGAAACGGGATGCACAGGTCATGTTCCTTAGAAACGATCAGTTTGGAAGATGGGTAAACGGCACTTTGGGCACGGTAAAGTATATTGACAATGAGGATATTGTAGTTGAAGTGAAAGGCCTTGACGGAGAAATCAGTTATACTTTAGAAAAATGCACCTGGGAGGTACTGCGATATCGTTTCGACCAAAAAGAAAACAAAATCATCACTGATGTAGTCGGGAGTTTTAACCAGTTCCCGATAAAGCCTGCATGGGCAATCACCATTCACAAAAGTCAGGGGAAAACCTTCAATCAGGTAGTCATTGATATTGGACACGGTGCTTTTGCGCCGGGGCAGATTTATGTAGCTTTGAGCAGATGTACTTCTTTAGAGGGCATTTCTCTCAAAAAACCAATAAAATACAATGATATCATTATTGATGATCGAATATTGAATTTTGCCGAAAAAGCAAAACTGTATTGA